DNA from Micromonospora nigra:
ACCACCGCAGGTCCACCACCCGGGCACCGATCCCCTCGTCGGCGAGGGTCGCGGCGGCCCGTAGCGACATCCGGACCCCATTACCGAAGGTGACGATCGTGACGTCCTCGGCCGAGCCCACCCCGTAGACCCGGGCCCGGCCGACCGGCACGTGCCCGCTCGACCACGCCCCCGGCTCCGGATAGGCCGCCAACCACTCATCGTCACCATCCGCATACAGATCCCGGGTGTGGTAGAGCGCCACCGGCTCCAGGAACACGCAGACCGTGCCGTCCACCGCCGCGCTGGCCAGGCAGGTGCGCAGCATCGCCGCGGCGTCGTCCGGCCGGGCCGGCACCGCGACCACCAGGCCGGGCACATCCCGCAGGACGGCCACCGAGTTGTCGTTGTGGAAGTGGCCGCCGAAGCCCTCCTGGTACGCCAACCCCGCCACCCGCACAACCATCGGGTTGCGGAACGCGCCACGGGAGAAGAAGCGCATCGTGGCCGCCTCGCCCCGCAACTGGTCCTCGGCGTTGTGCAGGTAGGCCAGGTACTGGATCTCCGGCACCGGCAACATCCCGGCCAGCCCGGCACCCAGCCCGAGCCCCAGGATCGAGGTCTCGTCGAGCAGGGTGTCGAAGACGCGGGCCGCGCCGAAGCGGTCGCGCAGCCCCCTGGTCACCCCGTGGACACCACCCCGGGCGGCCACGTCCTCACCGAACACGGCCATCTGGGGGTGGTCCAGCAGCCCGTCGGTGAGCGTGGCGTTGATGCTCTCCGCGAGGGTCAGCGGGCCGGCCAGCTCCGGCGGCTTGCCGCCGAACGCCTCGGCGCGGGCCGCCGCCGCCGGGCCGGCGGCCCGCGTTCCCGCGTCGGCCACCGCGCGGGCCACCCGCACCGGCCGGCGCGGGGCCAGGGAGGCGAGCACCTCGGCGGCGCTGCTCAGCTTGGGCTCGTCGAGCACCTCCTCGGCGATGCGGCGCACCTGCCAGCCGATCTCGTCGTACCGGGCGAGCAGTTCCTCCCCACTGGCCAGTCCCGCCCCGACCAGCAGGCGCGCGGTCGCGACCAGCGGATCCCGGGCCAGGTCGGCCTCGATCTCGTCGGGAGTCCGATACGCGGACTCGTCGTCCGTCCCGGCGGGCCCCAGGAGTCGCACAGTGGTCAGGTGGAGCACCGCCGGTCGACGGTGCCGGCGTACCCAGTCCGCCGCCTCCTGCGCCGCCGCGTACGACCCGACCAGGTCGTCGCCCGCGGCGGCGAAGTAGCGGACGCCGGGCCTGGTCCGCAGGGCGGTCTCCACCCAGCCCTTCGGCGAACGGACGCTGGTCCCCAGCCCGTTGTCCTCGCAGACGAACAGCACCGGGATGCGCAGGCCGGTGTGGTCGTACCAGCCGGCGGTGTTGAACGCGGCGGTGGCGCTCGCGTGGTTGACGGATGCGTCGCCGAAGGAGCACACGACGATCGCGTCCGGCGACCAGCCGGCGTGCTCCGTGTCCCCGCCGCCGCCCCGTACGCTCCCCTCCCGCCGGCCGTCGAGTCGGCGCAGCCGCTCCACCGCCAGTCCCATCCCGACGGCGCGGGGCAGATGCGAGGCGATGGTCGAGGTGGTCGGCACGACGGCCAGGTCCGCCCGGCCGAACACCTTGTGCCGCCCACCCGCGATCGGCTCCATGCTGGAGGCGACCATCCCGCGCAACACGTCCCGGGCCGCCCCGGCGTACGCGGGCGGGAACGGGCGGTCGACGACGGATCCGGCGTCGCCGGCCGCGTCCGACGTGGCCGGTGGTTCAGGCGGAGCCGGCGCGTCACGCGTGGCGGGTGCTTCAGGCGGAGCCGAAATCTCAGGCGTGGCCGGCTGGTCTGGCGTGGTCGGCTGCTCGGGCGGGGCCGGTGGGTCGGACGGCGTGGTCGGCTGGTCGGGTGTGGTGGGCTCGTCGGCGGCCTGGGCGGCCCGCGTGCAGTAGAACGCTCCGGAGCGGTAGTGCAGCAGCGCCGGGTCGGTGGGGCGCAGTGCGGCGGCGACCGCCGCGTTGCCCTCGTGCCCGGCGGACCCGGTCGTGTACCAGCCCTCGCCGAAGCTGCGCAGCCACCAGCCGGCGAGGTCGAGTTGCCGGCTGGTCACCTGCGCTTCGAACAGGTCCAACGCGCGGGTGCCGGTCAGCGTTGCGCCGGGCTTGACCGGCGCGGCGGGGTCGCCCGGTCGTGGTGGAGCGGCCAGCGCGGCCAGGGCCGCCCGGAACCTTTCGTCGAGATCGTGCGGGGTGGTCACGTCGGACAGCATTACCGACCCGGGCCGCTCGCGCCCACTCGGACACGTTCCACCCACTCGGCTCAGTCGGTCGCGCAGCTCTCCGGGCAGCCCCCGTCGGAGACCTTCCACACCAGCTCACGCAGGGCGGCCAGTTCCTCGGCGGTGAGCCCGGCCAGCAGCCGGGAATCGGACAGCACCCCGTGCACCCGCTGACGCATCCGGCGGCCGGCGTCGGTCACCACGAGAACCCGCTGCCGCCGGTCGGCGGGGTCGGCGCGGCGCTCGACGAGCCCGGCCTGCTCCAGCTTGTCGACCAGCGCGGTCACGTTGGACCGGTCACAGCGCAACTGCTCGGCGAGGTCACGGGCGGGCAGCGGGCGGTCGGGGTCGAGCTCGTGCAGCGCCCGTGCGGCGGCCGGGGTCAGGCCCAGTTCCCCGAACTCCACATCCTGGTGGTGCCGCATCGCGCGGGCGATGTGCATGAGCCGCCGCACGGTGTCACCGGCGACGGCGGACCGTTCGCCGTCGGCGACGGCAGCCCGTTCACCGTCGGGCCGGGTGGGCAGCGTCATGACCACATGTTACCGGCGGGTTCGGGCCGGTCCGCGCCGCTGACCGGGGCTCGCTCAAGGAGCAGCCTTGCCGGCAGGGGACGGCGGACGTATCCTTCGTTCAGAAGTTACTGAAAGTTCCAAACGATCAGCGCGGAAACGATCAGCGCGGAAACCAACGAGCGCGGAACGAGGAGCGATGACGGACCTGTCCGACCAGCGGCGGTACGCCGAGGACGCCGCCGTCG
Protein-coding regions in this window:
- a CDS encoding transketolase C-terminal domain-containing protein; protein product: MLSDVTTPHDLDERFRAALAALAAPPRPGDPAAPVKPGATLTGTRALDLFEAQVTSRQLDLAGWWLRSFGEGWYTTGSAGHEGNAAVAAALRPTDPALLHYRSGAFYCTRAAQAADEPTTPDQPTTPSDPPAPPEQPTTPDQPATPEISAPPEAPATRDAPAPPEPPATSDAAGDAGSVVDRPFPPAYAGAARDVLRGMVASSMEPIAGGRHKVFGRADLAVVPTTSTIASHLPRAVGMGLAVERLRRLDGRREGSVRGGGGDTEHAGWSPDAIVVCSFGDASVNHASATAAFNTAGWYDHTGLRIPVLFVCEDNGLGTSVRSPKGWVETALRTRPGVRYFAAAGDDLVGSYAAAQEAADWVRRHRRPAVLHLTTVRLLGPAGTDDESAYRTPDEIEADLARDPLVATARLLVGAGLASGEELLARYDEIGWQVRRIAEEVLDEPKLSSAAEVLASLAPRRPVRVARAVADAGTRAAGPAAAARAEAFGGKPPELAGPLTLAESINATLTDGLLDHPQMAVFGEDVAARGGVHGVTRGLRDRFGAARVFDTLLDETSILGLGLGAGLAGMLPVPEIQYLAYLHNAEDQLRGEAATMRFFSRGAFRNPMVVRVAGLAYQEGFGGHFHNDNSVAVLRDVPGLVVAVPARPDDAAAMLRTCLASAAVDGTVCVFLEPVALYHTRDLYADGDDEWLAAYPEPGAWSSGHVPVGRARVYGVGSAEDVTIVTFGNGVRMSLRAAATLADEGIGARVVDLRWLSPLPVADLIREAAATGRVLVVDETRRSGGVGEGIIAALVDAGYVGAVRRVAGVDSFVPLGPAACQVLVSEEAITQGARTLLAR
- a CDS encoding MarR family winged helix-turn-helix transcriptional regulator gives rise to the protein MTLPTRPDGERAAVADGERSAVAGDTVRRLMHIARAMRHHQDVEFGELGLTPAAARALHELDPDRPLPARDLAEQLRCDRSNVTALVDKLEQAGLVERRADPADRRQRVLVVTDAGRRMRQRVHGVLSDSRLLAGLTAEELAALRELVWKVSDGGCPESCATD